Proteins co-encoded in one Oncorhynchus masou masou isolate Uvic2021 chromosome 22, UVic_Omas_1.1, whole genome shotgun sequence genomic window:
- the LOC135509130 gene encoding N-lysine methyltransferase setd6: MATDAKRLKTEGSDPLQSFLQWCEGVGLKLNNKVYISNEGTVAEYGMLAKEDIDEGELLFTIPRMALLHQGTTKVLAVLEEGKASLENTSGWVPLLLALMYEYTSPQSHWRPYLSLWSDFTALDHPMFWSKDERDRLLKGTGIPEAVDTDLTNIQKEYKDIVLPFITLHPDLWDPERHTLDLYRSLVAFVMAYSFQEPLDEEDEDEKDPNPPMMVPIADMLNHVSNHNANLEYTPECLKMVSVRSIRKGEEVYNTYGQMANWQLLHMYGFAEPYQSNSNDTADIPMSNVYKAAVQVTRSEAEQRLLVEKWSLLCEMEMVGDKGVFIFGKSGSLTDTEMYTTLKILCMSVEEFEDFRENEGWEEADDDEEKMLQALSNEGLPSLPPLWRHLVHAAARFTLDSYGEDMLKDKVLLEDEDGYPKLSSRQRRALQVRYGQKTILHQLLELTKP; the protein is encoded by the exons ATGGCAACCGATGCTAAAAGACTCAag ACAGAGGGCAGCGACCCTCTCCAGAGCTTCCTACAGTGGTGTGAAGGAGTGGGGCTGAAACTCAACAACAAG GTGTACATCAGCAATGAGGGCACAGTGGCAGAGTATGGCATGCTGGCTAAGGAGGACATAGATGAAGGAGAGTTGCTCTTTACTATACCCAGAATGGCTCTTCTGCACCAAGGCACCACCAAGGTCCTGGCTGTGCTGGAGGAGg GTAAAGCATCTCTGGAGAATACGTCTGGATGGGTGCCCCTCCTCCTGGCACTGATGTATGAGTACACATCTCCACAGTCCCACTGGAGGCCTTACCTATCCCTCTGGTCTGACTTCACAGCTCTGGATCACCCCATGTTCTG GTCAAAGGATGAGCGGGACAGACTCCTGAAGGGGACAGGGATCCCAGAGGCGGTGGATACTGACCTCACCAACATCCAGAAAGAGTACAAAGACATCGTCCTACCTTTCATTACGTTACACCCTGACCTGTGGGACCCAGAGAGACATACACTGGACCTCTACAGAAGCCTGGTGGCTTTTGTCATGGCTTACAG TTTCCAGGAGCCCctggatgaggaggatgaggatgagaaGGACCCCAATCCTCCCATGATGGTGCCCATTGCGGACATGTTGAACCACGTGTCAAATCACAACGCCAATCTGGAATACACACCT GAGTGTTTGAAGATGGTGTCAGTGCGAAGTATCCGGAAAGGAGAGGAAGTGTATAACACATATGGTCAGATGGCCAACTGGCAGCTCCTACACATGTACGGCTTTGCCGAGCCATATCAAAGTAATAGCAACGACACGGCAGACATACCCATGTCCAATGTATACAAAGCAGCTGTGCAAG TGACTCGGTCTGAAGCCGAACAGCGCCTCCTTGTGgagaagtggagtcttttgtgTGAGATGGAGATGGTTGGAGACAAGGGAGTGTTTATCTTCGGAAAGTCAGGGTCCCTCACTGACACAGAGATGTACACAACACTCAAG ATCCTGTGCATGTCAGTAGAGGAGTTTGAGGACTTCAGAGAGAACGAAGGCTGGGAGGAGGCAGATGATGACGAGGAGAAAATGTTGCAGGCACTCTCCAACGAGGGCCTGCCTAGTCTGCCCCCTCTCTGGAGGCATCTGGTGCACGCTGCAGCCCGCTTCACACTGGACTCTTATGGGGAGGACATGCTGAAAGACAAGGTGCTGCTGGAGGATGAAGATGGCTATCCAAAACTGAGCAGCCGGCAGAGGAGAGCACTCCAGGTCCGCTACGGACAGAAGACTATCCTGCATCAGCTTCTGGAGCTCACCAAACCATAA